One genomic segment of Hordeum vulgare subsp. vulgare chromosome 2H, MorexV3_pseudomolecules_assembly, whole genome shotgun sequence includes these proteins:
- the LOC123427049 gene encoding 26S proteasome non-ATPase regulatory subunit 6: MDGGGEEGKQQPQLVLAHKLFLLSQPDVDDLAKVGLRDDVLAAVKSDDMAALYESLAADGVLEMDAALLAEMRGRIEEETRKFDEKIADAEENLGESEVREAHLAKSLYFIRVGEKEKALEQLKVTEGKTVAVGQKMDLVFYTLQIGLFHMDFDLISKSVDKAKILFEEGGDWERKNRLKVYEGLYCMATRNFKKATSLFLDSVSTFTTYELFPYDTFIFYTVLTSVITLDRVSLKQKVVDAPEILAVIGKVPHLSEFLNSLYDCQYKSFFVAFSGLTEQIKLDRYLQPHFRYFMREVRTVVYSQFLESYKSVTMEAMAAAFGVTVDFIDQELSRFIAAGKLHCKIDKVAGVLETNRPDARNAFYQSTIKQGDFLLNRIQKLSRVIDL, from the exons ATGGACGGCGGAGGCGAGGAAGGGAAGCAGCAGCCGCAGCTGGTGCTGGCGCACAAGCTGTTCCTCCTCTCGCAGCCAGACGTCGACGACCTCGCCAAGGTCGGCCTCCGCGACGACGTCCTCGCCGCAGTGAAATCCGATG ACATGGCGGCGCTGTACGAGTCGCTGGCGGCCGACGGCGTGCTGGAGATGGACGCGGCGCTGCTCGCGGAGATGCGCGGCAGGATCGAGGAGGAGACCCGCAAGTTCGACGAGAA GATTGCGGATGCTGAAGAGAATTTGGGTGAGAGTGAAGTGCGTGAAGCCCATCTAGCCAAATCCTTATATTTCATAAGGGTTGGCGAGAAG GAAAAAGCGCTGGAGCAGCTTAAAGTTACTGAAGGCAAGACTGTAGCTGTCGGGCAGAAGATGGACCTTGTTTTCTACACTTTACAGATTGGCCTTTTCCATATGGATTTTGATCTCATCTCAAAGTCTGTTGACAAGGCTAAAAT CTTGTTTGAAGAGGGTGGTGATtgggagaggaagaacaggttgaAAGTGTATGAAGGCTTGTACTGCATGGCCACTAGAAATTTCAAGAAGGCTACTAGCTTATTTTTGGATTCCGTTTCAACTTTCACAACTTATGAGTTGTTCCCCTATGATACGTTCATCTTTTACACGGTCCTTACAAGTGTTATCACATTGGACCGCGTATCTCTAAAACAAAAG GTTGTAGACGCACCTGAGATCCTGGCTGTTATCGGCAAAGTACCTCACCTCTCGGAATTTCTCAATTCCCTCTACGATTGTCAGTACAAGTCATTTTTTGTGGCATTCT CTGGCCTGACGGAGCAGATCAAGTTAGACCGATACTTGCAACCACATTTCCGCTACTTCATGCGTGAAGTGCGCACTGTTGTCTATTCGCAGTTCCTTGAGTCATACAAGAGTGTGACAATGGAGGCAATGGCTGCCGCATTTGGTGTGACAGTTGATTTCATAGACCA GGAATTGTCGCGCTTTATTGCTGCTGGGAAACTTCACTGCAAGATTGATAAGGTTGCTGGTGTCCTGGAGACGAACCGACCTGATGCACGGAATGCCTTCTACCAGTCGACCATCAAGCAGGGAGACTTCCTGCTGAATCGCATACAGAAGCTGTCGCGAGTCATTGACCTGTAG
- the LOC123427047 gene encoding elongator complex protein 3, with translation MAAAVAAAAADQPRRRKPTPGRGGVVLPAGLSEEEARVRAIAEIVSEMGELSRRGEDVDLNALKSAACRRYGLARAPKLVEMIAAVPEADRAALLPRLRAKPVRTASGIAVVAVMSKPHRCPHIATTGNICVYCPGGPDSDFEYSTQSYTGYEPTSMRAIRARYNPYVQARSRIDQLKRLGHSADKVEFILMGGTFMSLPADYRDYFIRNLHDALSGHTSANVEEAVCYSEHSAVKCIGMTIETRPDYCLGPHLRQMLSYGCTRLEIGVQSTYEDVARDTNRGHTVAAVADCFSLAKDAGFKVVAHMMPDLPNVGVERDMESFREFFENPAFRADGLKIYPTLVIRGTGLYELWKTGRYRNYPPELLVDIVARILSMVPPWTRVYRVQRDIPMPLVTSGVEKGNLRELALARMEDLGLKCRDVRTREAGIQDIHHKIRPDEVELVRRDYAANDGWETFLSYEDTRQDILIGLLRLRKCGRNVTGPELVGRCSIVRELHVYGTAVPVHGRDAEKLQHQGYGTLLMEEAERIARKEHRSKKLAVISGVGTRHYYRKLGYELEGPYMVKCLA, from the exons ATGGCCGCCGCCGTAGCCGCAGCAGCGGCCGACCAGCCGCGCCGCCGGAAGCCAACGCCGGGGCGCGGGGGCGTGGTGCTGCCCGCGGGACTCtccgaggaggaggcgagggtgcGGGCCATCGCGGAGATCGTGTCGGAGATGGGCGAGCTCTCGCGCCGCGGGGAGGACGTGGACCTCAACGCGCTCAAGTCGGCCGCGTGCCGGCGCTACGGGCTCGCCCGCGCGCCCAAGCTGGTGGAGATGATCGCCGCCGTGCCGGAGGCGGACCGCGCGGCGCTGCTGCCCCGCCTGCGCGCCAAGCCCGTGCGCACGGCCTCGGGCATCGCGGTGGTCGCCGTCATGTCCAAGCCGCACCGGTGCCCCCACATCGCCACCAcggggaacatctgcgtctactgCCCGGGAGGCCCCGACTCCGACTTCGAGTACAGCACCCAGTCCTACACTGGATACGAGCCCACCAGCATGCGCGCTATCCGGGCAAG GTACAATCCATATGTGCAGGCCCGGAGCAGGATAGATCAGCTCAAAAGGCTCGGACATAGCGCGGATAAG GTCGAGTTCATTTTGATGGGTGGGACTTTCATGTCATTGCCGGCTGATTATCGTGATTATTTCATCAGAAATCTCCATGATGCTTTATCGGGGCATACTTCTGCTAATGTTGAGGAGGCAGTTTGTTATTCAGAACATAGCGCTGTCAAATGTATCGGTATGACAATTGAGAC GAGACCTGATTATTGCCTGGGGCCTCATTTGCGGCAGATGCTATCTTATGGATGTACCCGCTTAGAAATTGGTGTTCAGAGTACATATGAGGACGTTGCACGTGACACAAACAGAGGCCATACTGTAGCTGCTGTTGCTGATTGTTTTTCATTAGCAAAAGATGCTGGTTTTAAG GTGGTTGCGCACATGATGCCAGATTTACCTAATGTTGGAGttgagagagatatggaaagtttcagagaattttttgaaaatccagcaTTCCGAGCAGATGGTCTAAAGATCTATCCAACTCTTGTGATTCGTGGAACTGGTCTTTATGAGCTGTGGAAAACTGGAAG GTATAGAAACTACCCACCAGAGCTGCTAGTGGATATTGTAGCGAGGATTCTGTCGATGGTACCACCATGGACACGAGTCTATCGGGTCCAGAGAGATATCCCTATGCCTCTTGTTACTTCTGGTGTCGAGAAAGGTAACCTGCGTGAGCTTGCTTTGGCTCGAATGGAAGACCTGGGCTTGAAATGCAGAGATGTCAGAACCCGTGAGGCTGGAATTCAG GATATCCATCACAAGATCAGGCCTGATGAAGTAGAGCTTGTCAGGCGTGATTATGCCGCAAATGATGGCTGGGAGACCTTTCTCTCATACGAGGATACAAGACAG GATATCCTTATTGGCCTGTTGCGCTTGCGTAAATGTGGCCGCAATGTTACAGGCCCTGAACTTGTAGGGAGGTGTTCAATTGTCCGTGAACTTCATGTCTACGGAACAGCAGTCCCTGTGCATGGTCGTGATGCGGAGAAACTTCAACACCAG GGGTATGGGACACTCCTGATGGAAGAAGCAGAAAGAATTGCCCGTAAGGAGCATCGATCAAAGAAACTGGCCGTCATCTCAGGAGTTGGAACCCGCCACTACTACCGCAAGCTGGGCTACGAACTTGAGGGGCCTTACATGGTCAAATGTCTGGCATAG